The following proteins are encoded in a genomic region of Zea mays cultivar B73 chromosome 9, Zm-B73-REFERENCE-NAM-5.0, whole genome shotgun sequence:
- the LOC100277296 gene encoding uncharacterized protein LOC100277296 → MHREPFGESFPLVAADRYQAWAVTSGCGGSVRRGRREVGPVAIAGLLIGVAFPLSLRPAVAVTTRATIQAMRSRGSEESSWYLESQVTGEEQVVQEEPHNEEFDLI, encoded by the exons ATGCACCGCGAGCCCTTCGGCGAATCTTTCCCGCTGGTCGCCGCCGACCGATATCAAGCGTGGGCGGTCACATCGGGGTGTGGTGGAAGTGTTCGCAGGGGCAGAAGGGAGGTTGGACCCGTGGCGATCGCGGGATTGCTCATCGGAGTCGCGTTTCCGCTGAGCTTGCGTCCCGCCGTGGCCGTAACCACCAGAGCAACGATCCAAG caatgaggtcacgaggatctgaagaatcatcctggtacctggaatctcaagtgacag gagaagaacaggtggttcaagaggagccacacaacgaggagtttgatttgatctag